One Gossypium hirsutum isolate 1008001.06 chromosome A11, Gossypium_hirsutum_v2.1, whole genome shotgun sequence genomic window carries:
- the LOC107924299 gene encoding serine/threonine-protein kinase BLUS1 isoform X6: MEHTLEKRYPVNPKDYKLYEEIGEGVSATVYRALCIPLNEIVAIKVLDLEKCNSDLDGIRREVQTMSLIDHPNLLWALCSFTTGHSLWIVMPYMAGGSCLHIMKSAYPEGFEEPVIATLLREVLKALVYLHAHGHIHRDVKAGNILIDSDGSVKLADFGVSASMFDAGDRQRSRNTFVGTPCWMAPEVMQQLHGYDFKADIWSFGITALELAHGHAPFSKYPPMKVLLMTLQNAPPGLDYERDKRFSKSFKEMVAACLVKDPKKRPTSDKLLKHQFFKNARSYDYLARTILDGFASLGERFRVLKTKEADLLVENKALYEDKEQLSQKEYIRGISAWNFNLEDLKSQAALIHDYDDVPNAEDRDGSRNQRNSNGVVGLSPERMSSEMASNSIASSSQEDGLNDLHDLKSSLASFPIKPLQALKGCFDIGEDDEDVNSPNRKGVNQSGSEPFVIKSSRAMEQDASRNEGENSGQSSSLLHQVIPEHKKFLSGPLIPDNALSPKKVTGNGDRDFPQPKFQSEHNYSGPLLYRQKRETNSPSPEDASEGAVVRRGRFKVTSAELSPKAMAL, encoded by the exons ATGGAGCATACTTTGGAGAAACGATATCCAGTCAATCCAAAAGATTACAAGTTATATGAAGAAATTGGAGAAGGTGTCAGTGCCACTGTGTACAGGGCTTTATGCATTCCACTTAATGAGATTGTTGCTATCAAGGTTCTTGATTTGGAAAAGTGCAATAGTGATCTG GATGGCATCCGAAGAGAGGTACAGACCATGAGCTTGATTGATCACCCAAATTTACTATGGGCACTTTGCTCGTTCACCACTGGTCACAGCCTTTGGATTGTGATGCCATACATGGCTGGGGGATCCTGCTTGCATATAATGAAATCCGCTTATCCAGAAGGTTTTGAAGAGCCTGTTATTGCTACTTTATTGCGTGAAGTCCTTAAAGCTCTTGTTTATCTTCATGCCCATGGGCACATTCACAGAGACGTGAAG GCTGGGAATATCTTAATTGATTCTGATGGTTCTGTCAAGTTGGCAGACTTTGGAGTGTCAGCAAGCATGTTTGATGCTGGAGACAGACAGCGTTCCAGAAATACTTTTGTTGGAACTCCTTGCTG GATGGCTCCAGAAGTTATGCAGCAATTGCATGGTTATGACTTCAA AGCCGACATCTGGTCTTTTGGAATAACAGCACTCGAACTTGCTCATGGCCATGCCCCATTTTCGAAGTATCCACCAATGAAA GTTTTGTTAATGACCTTGCAAAATGCTCCTCCTGGTCTAGATTATGAAAGGGACAAGAGGTTCTCAAAG TCTTTCAAGGAGATGGTAGCTGCTTGCTTGGTGAAAGACCCAAAGAAACGTCCAACTTCGGATAAGCTTTTGAAGCACCAGTTCTTTAAAAATGCACGCTCTTATGATTATCTAGCTCGAACCATTCTTGATGGTTTTGCTTCATTAGGTGAACGGTTTAGGGTGCTAAAG ACAAAAGAAGCTGATCTTCTTGTAGAGAACAAGGCTCTCTATGAGGACAAGGAGCAATTATCACAG AAAGAGTATATAAGAGGAATTAGTGCCTGGAATTTCAACCTGGAGGACTTGAAAAGTCAGGCTGCACTT ATTCATGATTATGATGATGTGCCAAATGCAGAAGATCGAGATGGCAGCAGGAATCAAAGAAACAGCAATGGTGTTGTTGGATTATCACCAGAGAGAATGTCTTCTGAAATGGCTAGTAATTCCATTGCTTCAAGTAGCCAGGAG GATGGGCTTAATGATCTTCATGATCTGAAGAGTTCCCTTGCTTCGTTTCCCATTAAACCTCTTCAAGCACTCAA AGGCTGTTTTGACATTGGTGAAGATGATGAGGATGTAAACAGTCCGAATCGGAAAGGTGTTAACCAATCAGGAAGTGAGCCATTTGTTATAAAGTCATCAAGAGCTATGGAGCAAGATGCTAGTAGAAACGAGGGTGAGAACTCCGGGCAAAGTAGCTCGTTACTTCATCAAGTCATTCCAGAGCACAAAAAGTTCTTGAGCGGTCCACTAATACCTGATAATGCCTTATCTCCTAAAAAGGTTACAGGAAATGGGGACAG GGACTTTCCACAGCCCAAATTTCAATC
- the LOC107924299 gene encoding serine/threonine-protein kinase BLUS1 isoform X5, whose product MEHTLEKRYPVNPKDYKLYEEIGEGVSATVYRALCIPLNEIVAIKVLDLEKCNSDLDGIRREVQTMSLIDHPNLLWALCSFTTGHSLWIVMPYMAGGSCLHIMKSAYPEGFEEPVIATLLREVLKALVYLHAHGHIHRDVKAGNILIDSDGSVKLADFGVSASMFDAGDRQRSRNTFVGTPCWMAPEVMQQLHGYDFKADIWSFGITALELAHGHAPFSKYPPMKVLLMTLQNAPPGLDYERDKRFSKSFKEMVAACLVKDPKKRPTSDKLLKHQFFKNARSYDYLARTILDGFASLGERFRVLKTKEADLLVENKALYEDKEQLSQKEYIRGISAWNFNLEDLKSQAALIHDYDDVPNAEDRDGSRNQRNSNGVVGLSPERMSSEMASNSIASSSQEDGLNDLHDLKSSLASFPIKPLQALKKQGCFDIGEDDEDVNSPNRKGVNQSGSEPFVIKSSRAMEQDASRNEGENSGQSSSLLHQVIPEHKKFLSGPLIPDNALSPKKVTGNGDRDFPQPKFQSEHNYSGPLLYRQKRETNSPSPEDASEGAVVRRGRFKVTSAELSPKAMAL is encoded by the exons ATGGAGCATACTTTGGAGAAACGATATCCAGTCAATCCAAAAGATTACAAGTTATATGAAGAAATTGGAGAAGGTGTCAGTGCCACTGTGTACAGGGCTTTATGCATTCCACTTAATGAGATTGTTGCTATCAAGGTTCTTGATTTGGAAAAGTGCAATAGTGATCTG GATGGCATCCGAAGAGAGGTACAGACCATGAGCTTGATTGATCACCCAAATTTACTATGGGCACTTTGCTCGTTCACCACTGGTCACAGCCTTTGGATTGTGATGCCATACATGGCTGGGGGATCCTGCTTGCATATAATGAAATCCGCTTATCCAGAAGGTTTTGAAGAGCCTGTTATTGCTACTTTATTGCGTGAAGTCCTTAAAGCTCTTGTTTATCTTCATGCCCATGGGCACATTCACAGAGACGTGAAG GCTGGGAATATCTTAATTGATTCTGATGGTTCTGTCAAGTTGGCAGACTTTGGAGTGTCAGCAAGCATGTTTGATGCTGGAGACAGACAGCGTTCCAGAAATACTTTTGTTGGAACTCCTTGCTG GATGGCTCCAGAAGTTATGCAGCAATTGCATGGTTATGACTTCAA AGCCGACATCTGGTCTTTTGGAATAACAGCACTCGAACTTGCTCATGGCCATGCCCCATTTTCGAAGTATCCACCAATGAAA GTTTTGTTAATGACCTTGCAAAATGCTCCTCCTGGTCTAGATTATGAAAGGGACAAGAGGTTCTCAAAG TCTTTCAAGGAGATGGTAGCTGCTTGCTTGGTGAAAGACCCAAAGAAACGTCCAACTTCGGATAAGCTTTTGAAGCACCAGTTCTTTAAAAATGCACGCTCTTATGATTATCTAGCTCGAACCATTCTTGATGGTTTTGCTTCATTAGGTGAACGGTTTAGGGTGCTAAAG ACAAAAGAAGCTGATCTTCTTGTAGAGAACAAGGCTCTCTATGAGGACAAGGAGCAATTATCACAG AAAGAGTATATAAGAGGAATTAGTGCCTGGAATTTCAACCTGGAGGACTTGAAAAGTCAGGCTGCACTT ATTCATGATTATGATGATGTGCCAAATGCAGAAGATCGAGATGGCAGCAGGAATCAAAGAAACAGCAATGGTGTTGTTGGATTATCACCAGAGAGAATGTCTTCTGAAATGGCTAGTAATTCCATTGCTTCAAGTAGCCAGGAG GATGGGCTTAATGATCTTCATGATCTGAAGAGTTCCCTTGCTTCGTTTCCCATTAAACCTCTTCAAGCACTCAA AAAGCA AGGCTGTTTTGACATTGGTGAAGATGATGAGGATGTAAACAGTCCGAATCGGAAAGGTGTTAACCAATCAGGAAGTGAGCCATTTGTTATAAAGTCATCAAGAGCTATGGAGCAAGATGCTAGTAGAAACGAGGGTGAGAACTCCGGGCAAAGTAGCTCGTTACTTCATCAAGTCATTCCAGAGCACAAAAAGTTCTTGAGCGGTCCACTAATACCTGATAATGCCTTATCTCCTAAAAAGGTTACAGGAAATGGGGACAG GGACTTTCCACAGCCCAAATTTCAATC